In Coffea eugenioides isolate CCC68of chromosome 4, Ceug_1.0, whole genome shotgun sequence, the genomic stretch GACTATTTGCAAATCGTTGTCATGGTTAcggtttttttttccttccttgaACCTCCTGATAGAGGTATCTGTACATAGTTTCTGCTTATGAGAGTTGAAGCTGCTTCTTTCCGAACATAGGAGTTGGGTGGGTTTTGTTTCTATTTACTCATTATTGGTAGGTTGGGTATTTTAAACATTTAGATTTGATCATGAGTAATGCCACGAGGAGGGCAAGATATAAGTTGAATAATTATTGTTATGAAATatgaacacttttttttttggttgagaGGTTTGAATGTAGCAGTTgtctttttcatttatactaTGAGGAGCTTCCATTGTTGTTTTTCTGCTTCCACGGAGAACCTTCAATGGCAGCTTTTGTGTTGCCTGTTTACTTTTATGGTGATTGCTGATGGTGTGTGTGATATTAAggaggaataaaaaaaaatcttctatGTGCTTCCATTGTCTGGTTTTTGTTTAATTGCAGTTCTTGATCACAAGGTGTGGACTAGCAGAgagctgcctttttttttttgctgcatTCTTGCTTGTGTTTAACCGAGTCATGCTTGTAGTTATAACTGTATATAGGTACAATAATCAGGTGTTTTTTGTTTTGGCTTTGCTGCTTGCATGGTGTTTTCATGTCTTTCTTTTTAATGTTCAGAGAGACCTAAGATGTATGTATATAGTTTTTGTTTAATGACTaagtttttcctttctcttgcAATTAGATGTTTATGTAATGAAATTCAAACTTGTGAGTGCTTGTGCATGTTTTGCCTCATGGGTATTTTCCAGCTTCTCCATGGCCATGACAAGGGTTTTCTCCTCCATTTTTTAATGAGAGGGTGTAGGAGGATGGCTAACTtttacttcttcttttttttttccctccagCGTGATGCTCATAAACTTTGCTACTACTTCATTTTAAAGTGTCTATCACCTTTATTGAAGAAAGAGATTACTTCCAACTCTCAAACCCTTTCATCATTTCCCTCAAAAACTGAAGTGGCAGATGAAATATAGTGGTGAAGTTTGTTTAACTACTTCTTAGTCTTCCTTAATGTATTGACTTAGTTGGCTTCACGTTTGGTGAATATGAtcagaaattttgttttgccAAACCAGTGTTTATGGCATCGACATATTTTGTCCTTGGGCTTTATGTTTCCTGTGTCCTGTACATCTGTGTATCTTCAGCATTCCATAATTAGCATAGGTTTTCTTGTTCATGGAGATATGAGTTTGTTGGTCATATGTGATGCCTAATTTCCATTGGAATATGGACGTTGTGATCCCCCATCCTGCTGCAATCTAAAATTCTGCATCTCACTCTCCATCGGTCAGACTTGAATTGCTGAATTGACATATGCTTCTATTCAGTTTAGGTCCCTTGGCAGTTCTTTCTGTGCTGCGTGCAGTAGTCTGTAGAAAATGATGAAATATCTAATTAAGACTGATTTAGTGCTGCTGATGTAAGcaggtccttttttttttttttggtttttggctAGGTTCCTTGGCTTTTTTATTACAGCAAAGTGTCCATAAGttgttaattagtttaatctaAAATCAAGATACATTAAGGTGCATGGTGTCTGCTTACTAATATATTGTATAAACTGCCAATGCCGTTTGTTACCTTATGTTGAGTGGATTTGTGGAACAAAGACTAAATTAATGCTTGTAGCTTTCAAGGTGGAATTGTCAATAATCTGTTTCTCTCATTTCTGTACCACAACATTCCAGATTATGCTACGTGCAAAGCAGCTTGGTACACTTTCTCAGTCAGCGAGGTCTTTTATTCTTGGTGGTTCAAGGTGTAGTGCAGCAGATGGAAGTTCATGCACTTGTTCTGAAGATGAGACCTGTGTTTCTGGGAGGCCTCATAGGAAACATGAATTGCCACAACGGGCAATATCATCCCCCGTTGTGTCTAGACCTTCGGTAGCAGTAGGTTCTCTCATTTCAAAAGATGCTGGAAAAACTGCAGACAATCAAAAACTGGATGTTAAGCATCCAGTCTCGCAGCCCCAAGTCATACCTGTCTCCAGCTCAATCAGAAGAGAAAATTGTGTAAATTATGCTGACTTTGATGGTACTGGTGTAATGCATCCATCACCTCCAATTGCTGACCAGTTTGTTAAGGCTGGCATTGCTGCTGTCGGCTTTTTGTCTGATTTGGTAAGTTATAAGATTCCAATGACAGATGGAGGTGGAATTCTTGGCTCACCTCAAAACTCTGTTGTTGAGCAGGCAAAGCCAATCCATGTCAGAGCTTCAAATGTTAAAACTGTAAGAAGAGAAAAAGTCCATCCACAATCCCACCCTCATACCACAGCTGGACCAAGTGCAACAAATAACTCGAATGCTTCAAAGGGCAGAGCAGATAAATCTACTTCAGTGAAAAGTACTGGTAATTTGTCAAATAATGGAATGGGAAACTATGTGGAAGCCAATGGGATTGCTTTGGAATCTTGTGACAGGAAAAGATCAATGCCTCAGAGATCTAAAACCTACCCTAGTCACTTTGTTCCAAATGTGCACAATGGAGAAAAAAAGATAGTCAAAGACATGACTGAAGGTTTTGCTAGGTCTGTGAGAGAAACTAAGGTACTGAGAGGAGTTGCTCCTATTGCTAGGGAGTTTTCAGGCTCTGGCCATGTGGTTGataatgtttctcacatgttaCAGCAGATGAAGTGGGGACCTGTAACTGAAGAGTCTCTTAGAAAACTCAACTGCTCTCTGGATGCTTTCCAAGCTAACAAAATTTTAAAGCAGCTTCAAGATTATACCGTTGCTCTTGGATTTTTCTATTGGTTGAAAAAGCAACCTGGGTTCAAGCATGATGGACATACCTACACCACCATGGTTGGTATCCTTGGCCGAGCCAGGCAATTTGGGGCAATAAACAAGTTGCTTGACCAAATGGTCATGGAGGGATGCCAACCTAATGTTGTAACATACAATCGACTTATTCACAGTTATGGCCGGGCAAACTATTTAAATGAGGCTATCAATGTCTTCAACAAGATGCAGAAGGCAGGGTGTCAACCTGACCGTGTAACCTATTGTACGCTTATTGATATTCATGCAAAAGCAGGGTATCTAGATGTTGCTATGGACATGTACCAGAGGATGCAAGAATTTGGGCTCTCTCCAGACACATTCACTTATAGTGTCATCATTAATTGTCTTGGGAAAGCTGGTCACTTGGCTGATGCTCATAAGCTGTTTTGCGAGATGGTTAATCAGGGATGCGTACCTAATTTAGTGACATACAATATCATGATTGCTCTGCATGCTAAGGCAAGGAATTACCAAAATGCTTTGCAGCTGTACCGTGACATGCAAAATGCTGGCTTTGAACCAGACAAAGTGACGTACAGCATAGTGATGGAGGTGCTTGGTCACTGTGGCTATCTGGAGGAAGCGGAGGCAGTTTTTGCTGAGATGAAAAGGAAGAACTGGGTTCCAGATGAGCCAGTGTATGGTCTTCTTGTGGACCTCTGGGGAAAGGTTGGGAATGCTGAAAAGGCCTGGGAATGGTATAGAGCCATGCTTAATGCAGGTTTACGCCCTAATGTGCCTACTTGTAATTCTCTTCTCAGTGCTTTTCTTAGGGTTCATCGACTCTCAGATGCATATAACCTGCTTCAGAGCATGCTTAGTTTGGGGCTCAATCCTTCTTTGCAAACTTACACCTTACTCCTTAGTTGTTGTACAGAAGCCAAAACATCATTTGACATGTCATTTTGTTGCCAGCTGATGGCTGTCACATGCCACCCAGCACATATGTTCTTGTTGTCCATGCCAGCAGCAGGACCTGACGGGCAGAATGTGAGGGATCATGTGAGCAACTTCTTAGATTTTATGCATAGTGAAGATAGAGAGAGTAAGAGGGGACTTGTGGATGCAGTAGTTGATTTTCTTCACAAGACAGGTCTTAAGGAGGAAGCTGGGTCTGTTTGGGAGGTTGCTGCACAGAAAAATGTTTATCCTGATGCTGTTAGGGAGAAAAGTTCTTGTTATTGGCTTATAAACTTGCACGTCATGTCGGATGGAACCGCTGTAACAGCACTGTCAAGGACACTTGCCTGGTTTCGTCGTCAGATGCTTGCTTCAGGGATTTGTCCAAGCCGGATCGATATTGTGACAGGCTGGGGCAGGAGGAGCAGGGTAACGGGGTCATCTCTGGTGCGGCAGGCTGTGCAGGAGTTGCTTAACGTGTTTAGCTTCCCTTTTGTCACTGAGAATGGTAATTCTGGGTGTTTTGTGGGGTGTGGAGAACCTCTTAGCAGGTGGTTGGTGCAATCATATGTTGAGCGCATGCATTTGCTGTAGGTTCTGATAGGGGGAAGGTTTTGTATTCCCCCATCTTCAGGAAATTTTGTTGTGGAAGAGGAACTTTGATTGCCTCAGGGATTAGCATGTAATCGTCATGTACCTAAATGTTCTTATTGTGTAGTGTTAAGATCTAGTTTACATTAGTTTCTGTCCCCTTCCAGTTGCTTTCACTCAGTATCAGCTTCAAATGAGTCCTAAGCGTGAGTCAAATTTTGCTGGAGTCCTTCCATTGATCATGACAAATGGAAAGTTTAAAGCCTCTATGTCTTGAAAGCTGGTGAATAGTTTTGTTTGAAAGCTTGTGAATAGTTTTGTTTGATATGCTTCCCGAATCTGGAGCTGCTTCAAATCTGGTAATTGTCGTAAAGACATTGATTACTGGGCTTAAATTCCTTATTCCTCAGTATATCACTCTGGactttttctttgtattttacATTTGGGAGACAGTTCGAGCAAGTGGCAGGTGCTGCAGATGTGCTTGTCAAATGAAGTTGGGAGATGAAGTTCAAATTCGAAATATATTTTTGCCATTCGAAAGCTTTAGGCTTTGGCATGGCAAAAATTGATTTAGCAGGGTGAGCAGCTGCATCTAGTTTAACCTCTTCAAGCCAAAGAATCACACATATACGTTCAAACTTTGGTACCATCAGCAAGTAAAAACATAATCGATTCTATAATCAAATCCAACTTTTGAGTTTTTAACAAGCACTTAACTTGTCTAAGCACTTACTTTAGAGTTTTGAACTGAGAAGaactgtaaggaaaacaaacgacTTATTTGTGCCACATCAAATACGCAATGAATTTTTGTTACTAGTGCCTTGGGTTTTACCCTACAACAATGGCCTTTGTTACCATTTTTGCAAGGTTTGTACAACAAACTCATCAAGGGATGAGCAATATGACCTGTTCAATGTCTGACGTTTTGGTTTCTTCCAAGTTGCATTCTGGATTTGATGCCAATATCAAGAGGTTGGTTTTGAACTCATTTCCTGAGCAGTTGCAATGAAAGCACCTAAAGGGTCAAAtcaaaatttctcttttttcgGCTCATTATTGTTTTCCATGTACACTGGAGAACAGATGCAAACTTAAAATGGTATGGTATACAAATAGGATACATTGTGAAGAAGGATCAATTGTTGCCATGAAAAAGT encodes the following:
- the LOC113767773 gene encoding pentatricopeptide repeat-containing protein At1g74750-like: MLRAKQLGTLSQSARSFILGGSRCSAADGSSCTCSEDETCVSGRPHRKHELPQRAISSPVVSRPSVAVGSLISKDAGKTADNQKLDVKHPVSQPQVIPVSSSIRRENCVNYADFDGTGVMHPSPPIADQFVKAGIAAVGFLSDLVSYKIPMTDGGGILGSPQNSVVEQAKPIHVRASNVKTVRREKVHPQSHPHTTAGPSATNNSNASKGRADKSTSVKSTGNLSNNGMGNYVEANGIALESCDRKRSMPQRSKTYPSHFVPNVHNGEKKIVKDMTEGFARSVRETKVLRGVAPIAREFSGSGHVVDNVSHMLQQMKWGPVTEESLRKLNCSLDAFQANKILKQLQDYTVALGFFYWLKKQPGFKHDGHTYTTMVGILGRARQFGAINKLLDQMVMEGCQPNVVTYNRLIHSYGRANYLNEAINVFNKMQKAGCQPDRVTYCTLIDIHAKAGYLDVAMDMYQRMQEFGLSPDTFTYSVIINCLGKAGHLADAHKLFCEMVNQGCVPNLVTYNIMIALHAKARNYQNALQLYRDMQNAGFEPDKVTYSIVMEVLGHCGYLEEAEAVFAEMKRKNWVPDEPVYGLLVDLWGKVGNAEKAWEWYRAMLNAGLRPNVPTCNSLLSAFLRVHRLSDAYNLLQSMLSLGLNPSLQTYTLLLSCCTEAKTSFDMSFCCQLMAVTCHPAHMFLLSMPAAGPDGQNVRDHVSNFLDFMHSEDRESKRGLVDAVVDFLHKTGLKEEAGSVWEVAAQKNVYPDAVREKSSCYWLINLHVMSDGTAVTALSRTLAWFRRQMLASGICPSRIDIVTGWGRRSRVTGSSLVRQAVQELLNVFSFPFVTENGNSGCFVGCGEPLSRWLVQSYVERMHLL